GCGTAAGAAGCCCAGTCCCAGCGTGAGAGGGGCTAGGCCAGAGGGTGGGATCACTACTGGACGCCAACGGCGTCCAGTTTCTCTTGTGGGAGGCCGACGTGTTTGAGAACATCGTGCCCGGGCTTGTGGGCGAATCAGAACTGGTTGTGGGCCCGGAAAACACCGCGCGACACCTGGGAAGCGGCAACGTGGCCGTGCTCGCCACGCCAGAGATGGTGCGGCTGATGGAGCGGGCCAGCGTGGCAGCCGTGGACCCCCTATTGCCAGATGGCTATCGCTCTGTGGGCGTGGCGCTGGATGTGAAGCACGTTGCTCCGACTCCCGTGGGTATGGCCGTTCGCGCGCGAGCCGAACTCCTCGCTGTGGATGGTCGCAAGTTGACTTTTCGCGTCGAGGCTTGGGATGCGGTCGAGAAGATCGGGGAGGGCATACACCAGCGAGCGATAGTAGAACTTGCACGCTTCGGGGCCAAAGCAGCGCAAAAAGCGGCTGCCGCAAATTGACAATTACAAGTTTCTGTGATATATTCATCGCTGTAAGCGCAAAAGGCAGTGACGGAGAGAGTAGGTGGAGGGAACCCACCAGAGAGAAGAGGTCATAGGCTGAGAGCCTCTTTCGGGGGAAGCCCGCCGAAGTTCACTCCTGAGCCGAGCGGGGGAAAAGAGCGTTGCTCTGAGTAGTTCGCTACGGAAGTCCACCGTTAGCAGGACAGCCGGTAATCGGGCATGGTAGGATGCCACTGCCGGCCGATGAGCGTCCCCACCCGGGGAAAACAGGGTGGTACCGCGGAGTTCAGTTGACCGCTGACTTCGTCCCTGACGAAGCAGCGGTTTTTGTTTCTATGCCGACTGAAGGAGAGGAAGATGTTAGATAAACTAAACAAACTGGAGGAAAAAGCGCTGGCCGAACTGAGATCTGTCGGCGATCTGGAAGCCCTGGATGCTTGGCGCATCGCTTACTTGGGCAAGAAGAGCGAATTGACGGCTATCCTGCGCGGTCTGGGTGCACTCTCAAGAGAGGAGCGCCCGGCAGTGGGGCAACGAGCCAACGAGGTCAAGGAGCGACTGGAGAAAGCCTATCAGGCGCGGGCCGAAGAACTGCGCTTAGCCGCATTACAACGCCATCTGGAAGCCGGCGCCATTGATGTCACACTACCCGGCAGGCCACAAAGCCTCGGCCACCTGCATCTGACCACGCAAATATTGCGCCGCATCTACGCTATCTGCGCCGAGATGGGCTTCCAGGTGCTGGAGACCCGCGAGGTGGAGAGCGATGAATACAACTTCCAATTGCTCAACATTCCGCCTTACCACCCGGCACGTGATATGTGGAGCACGTTCTACACCACGCGTGAGGGCGTCCTGTTGCGTACTCATACCTCACCGGGCCAGATTCACGCCATGCGACAATACGCGCCACAACCCATCCGCCTTCTCTTGCCTGGCAAGTGCTATCGTTACGAACAGGTGACGGCACGGGCAGAGTCTATGTTCTACCAGGTGGAAGGGCTGGCTGTGGGCCCAAACATCACCATGGCGGACCTCAAGGGCACCCTGACCGCTTTCGCCCAGCGTATGTTCGGCGCCGACCGCAAGGTGCGCTTCCGTTGCAGTTACTTCCCGTTCACGGAACCCAGCGTGGAGGTGGATATAGATTGCATTATCTGTGCCGGCCAGGGTTGCCGGGTGTGCAAACACACGGGCTGGCTGGAGATCCTGGGAGCAGGCATGGTACATCCCTACGTGTTGGCGAACGGGGGCTATGACCCGCAGAAATTCAGCGGCTATGCCTGGGGTATGGGGCCCGAACGCATTGCTATGCTCATCCATCGCATTGACGACATCCGCTATTTTTACAGCAATGACGTGCGCTTTCTGTCGCAGTTTGGATGAGCCTATCGTTTACGAGAGCAGGGAGGTAGAGAGATGAGAGTGCCACTCCGCTGGCTGAAAGAATATGTGGATATCACCTGGCCGATCGAAAAACTTGCCGAGCGCCTGACCTTGGCCGGACTGGAAGTAGCGGCCATCGAACGCATCGGCGAGGAGTGGGACCCCGCCAAAATTCGGGTGGGTCAAGTAGTGGATGTGAGCCCTCACCCTAATGCCGACCGACTCACCCTGGTAACAGTGGATTACGGCGCAGCAGAGCCTATGACCGTGGTCACTGGCGCGCCCAATCTCCAAATAGGCGACCGGGGGCAGAAAGTAGCCTTCGCGTTAGCCGGGGCTCGGCTGATTGACGGCCATGCAGAGGGGAAAAAGTGGGTCGAATTGAGGCCCAGTCGCATTCGCGGCGTGCTTTCGGCAGGCATGGTTTGCTCAGAGAAGGAACTAGGTCTATCAGACTACCACGACGAAGTTATCATCCTACCCGATGATGCCCCGATGGGGGTGCCTTTACGCGATTACCTGGGGGACGTGGTGCTCGATCTAGACCTAACACCCAATCTGACCCACTGTTTTTCCATCGTTGGCGTGGCCCGTGAGGTGGCCGCTCTTACCGGTGCCAAAGCCCGCATCCCGGTACCGAAAGCGAAGGCCACCGGCCCCGCGATAGGGGGGCAGATAAAAGTGAGCATTGCCGACCCCAACTTGTGTGCGCGGTACAGCGCCGCCTTGGTGCGCGATGTGAAGGTTGGCCCATCTCCGCTGTGGATGCAACACCGCTTGCGCCTGGCCGGGCTGCGCCCCTTGAACAACGTGGTGGACATCACCAACTATTGCATGTTGGAATGGGGCCAACCTTTGCACGCCTTCGATTACGATCGCATCCGCGGCCAGACGATCGTTGTCCGCCGCGCCAGGCCAGGCGAGCGCATCACAACCCTGGATGGGCAGGAACATGTGCTGGATCCAGAGATGCTGCTCATCACCGATGGAGAGGGCCCAGTGGCGGTGGCTGGAGTGATGGGTGGATTGGAAAGCGAAGTGACGGAGAAAACAACGAACGTGCTCATCGAGGCAGCCAATTTCAACAACATCAGCGTGCGCCGCACCTCACAATTGCTCAAAATACCCAGTGAGGCTGCCATGCGCTTTGGCAAAGGCGTGGACCCGGAACTGACTGTAATCGCGCTTGCCCGCGCTGCCGAACTCATGCGCCTGCTCTGTGACGGTGAGGTAGCCGATGGCTTCGCTGATGCCTACCCAGTGAGATCATCAGTGAAGCGCATCTCCATTACCGCGCGCGAAGTAAGGCGTATTTTGGGCATAGAACTCAGTGTGACACGCATCGCCGAACTGCTGTCCGCGCTCGAGTACCAGTGCGATGTTATAGGTGATGAGGTGCATGTCACGCTTCCCACCTACCGGCTCGATGTCTCCATCCCCGCGGATCTCATCGAAGATATCGCCCGGCTGATTGGCTACGACAACATCCCTATGACCCTGATGAGCGACGTGTTGCCGCCCCAGCGCGATAACCCGCGGCTGGAACTGGAGGAACGCATCCGCGATATCCTGGTGGGTGTGGGCTTGGATGAGGTGATCACATACTCACTGACCAACCTTCGCAGTGTCGCCCTCTTGTCGCCTGGGGGTGAGGAAGGGTTTCCTCAAGAGGACTACATCCGCATTGCCAATCCTCTTACGCCGGAGCGAGAGTATATGCGGCGCACGCTTATGAATTCGCTCCTGGAAACGCTACGCCACAATTTGCGCTATACAGACCGCATCGCGGTCTTCGAGATCGGCAGGGTGTATTTACCAGTGCCTGGCGAGCCATTGCCACAAGAACCACGTCGCCTCGGCATAGCCATGACGGGGCCGCGGATGCCACGCTCCTGGATGGAAAGTGCCCCATCGGATGTGGACTTCTACGACCTGAAGGGCGTGGTGGAAACGCTCCTGGCCCGCTTGGGCCTGGTGGGGGCCTACGAGCCAGTTGGCCATCCTACCTTGCAGCCTGGCCGGACAGCGAAACTCAGCGTGGGTGGCGTGAATATAGGCGTGCTCGGCGAGGTGCACCCTGTAGTACGGTCGCAGTTCGACCTGCCCGAGCGGACGGTCTGCCTGGCCGAATTCGACTTAGAGGCGCTGGAGGCTCAAGTCCCTGCCGTGCGCTATTATCAAACGTTATCACGCTACCCGGCGGTAGTGGAGGATTTGGCAATCGTCGTGGACGAATCCATACCAGCGGCCAAGGTGCGGGAAGTGATTGTAGAGGCGGGCGGGGAATTATTGCGCGGGGTCTCTCTCTTCGACCTGTACCGTGGAGACTCGATACCTGCGGGCAAGAAGAGCCTGACCTTTTCGCTCACTTATCAATCCTTGGAGCACACGCTTACCGACAGGCAGGTGC
This window of the Chloroflexota bacterium genome carries:
- a CDS encoding thioesterase — translated: MVRLMERASVAAVDPLLPDGYRSVGVALDVKHVAPTPVGMAVRARAELLAVDGRKLTFRVEAWDAVEKIGEGIHQRAIVELARFGAKAAQKAAAAN
- the pheS gene encoding phenylalanine--tRNA ligase subunit alpha, with the protein product MLDKLNKLEEKALAELRSVGDLEALDAWRIAYLGKKSELTAILRGLGALSREERPAVGQRANEVKERLEKAYQARAEELRLAALQRHLEAGAIDVTLPGRPQSLGHLHLTTQILRRIYAICAEMGFQVLETREVESDEYNFQLLNIPPYHPARDMWSTFYTTREGVLLRTHTSPGQIHAMRQYAPQPIRLLLPGKCYRYEQVTARAESMFYQVEGLAVGPNITMADLKGTLTAFAQRMFGADRKVRFRCSYFPFTEPSVEVDIDCIICAGQGCRVCKHTGWLEILGAGMVHPYVLANGGYDPQKFSGYAWGMGPERIAMLIHRIDDIRYFYSNDVRFLSQFG
- a CDS encoding phenylalanine--tRNA ligase subunit beta: MRVPLRWLKEYVDITWPIEKLAERLTLAGLEVAAIERIGEEWDPAKIRVGQVVDVSPHPNADRLTLVTVDYGAAEPMTVVTGAPNLQIGDRGQKVAFALAGARLIDGHAEGKKWVELRPSRIRGVLSAGMVCSEKELGLSDYHDEVIILPDDAPMGVPLRDYLGDVVLDLDLTPNLTHCFSIVGVAREVAALTGAKARIPVPKAKATGPAIGGQIKVSIADPNLCARYSAALVRDVKVGPSPLWMQHRLRLAGLRPLNNVVDITNYCMLEWGQPLHAFDYDRIRGQTIVVRRARPGERITTLDGQEHVLDPEMLLITDGEGPVAVAGVMGGLESEVTEKTTNVLIEAANFNNISVRRTSQLLKIPSEAAMRFGKGVDPELTVIALARAAELMRLLCDGEVADGFADAYPVRSSVKRISITAREVRRILGIELSVTRIAELLSALEYQCDVIGDEVHVTLPTYRLDVSIPADLIEDIARLIGYDNIPMTLMSDVLPPQRDNPRLELEERIRDILVGVGLDEVITYSLTNLRSVALLSPGGEEGFPQEDYIRIANPLTPEREYMRRTLMNSLLETLRHNLRYTDRIAVFEIGRVYLPVPGEPLPQEPRRLGIAMTGPRMPRSWMESAPSDVDFYDLKGVVETLLARLGLVGAYEPVGHPTLQPGRTAKLSVGGVNIGVLGEVHPVVRSQFDLPERTVCLAEFDLEALEAQVPAVRYYQTLSRYPAVVEDLAIVVDESIPAAKVREVIVEAGGELLRGVSLFDLYRGDSIPAGKKSLTFSLTYQSLEHTLTDRQVQAIRERIIKRLAKELGAKLRA